From a region of the Actinomycetota bacterium genome:
- the rpmD gene encoding 50S ribosomal protein L30, which translates to MAEPNAALRITQIRSLIGRPRDQRDTVRTLGLRRIRHTVVHPDRPEIRGMIRKVAHLVEFEVVEADARANDKDSS; encoded by the coding sequence GTGGCCGAGCCCAACGCTGCGCTGCGCATCACGCAGATCCGTTCGCTGATCGGCCGGCCCAGGGATCAGCGCGACACCGTGCGTACCCTCGGGCTGCGCCGCATCCGCCACACCGTGGTGCACCCCGACCGTCCCGAGATCCGCGGGATGATCCGCAAGGTCGCTCACCTCGTCGAGTTCGAGGTGGTGGAGGCCGATGCCCGCGCCAACGACAAGGACAGCTCATGA